From a region of the Coffea arabica cultivar ET-39 chromosome 3e, Coffea Arabica ET-39 HiFi, whole genome shotgun sequence genome:
- the LOC113735610 gene encoding uncharacterized protein — MDIFHEHVVADFVSQAQWNRWLLNQVLGPELVRQVVKVPPPSARSSDRMVWALTQDGSFSVSSAYSLVSQASNYLGYRVRLSVIVVLNRQRRRLITFFTRDLNKAVWSRFEVGLGDWTMVSMLRHMVLRWWLRKGHNVYLKFVYHMLPMLVCWELWKVRNKGIFYGRKVGWTEVADQVFQQLCDLLHCSFPEIACCFVSWDVLHASLVGLKRRVSILPISWSVPRTGFKLNSDGCARGNPSVSGGGGVVRDWEGRFIVGYSCFFGSLTSLHAELKAMLFGVRLCVARGFQELHVESDSFVLVQILQGTHGCPWRLQRVVDELLSVKPHFHEITHCCKEANKSADYLANLGANTEQDGVFDDFRALPVTVRGEITMDRLGFPNFRRKLL; from the exons ATGGACATTTTTCATGAACATGTGGTAGCAGATTTTGTCTCTCAGGCACAATGGAATAGGTGGCTCCTTAATCAGGTTCTTGGGCCTGAGTTGGTTCGGCAAGTGGTGAAGGTCCCTCCTCCATCCGCTCGTAGTTCTGATAGGATGGTGTGGGCTTTGACGCAGGACGGCTCGTTCTCGGTCTCTTCGGCTTACTCGCTTGTTTCGCAGGCTTCTAATT ATTTGGGGTACAGGGTCCGTCTAAGTGTCATTGTTGTTCTGAACCGGCAGAGGAGgaggttaatcacattttttacAAGGGATTTGAATAAGGCAGTTTGGAGTAGATTTGAGGTTGGCCTAGGAGATTGGACAATGGTTTCCATGCTGAGACACATGGTGTTACGGTGGTGGTTGCGCAAAGGGCACAACGTGTACCTCAAGTTTGTTTATCATATGTTACCTATGCTTGTTTGCTGGGAGTTATGGAAGGTGAGAAACAAGGGAATTTTTTATGGAAGGAAGGTGGGGTGGACGGAGGTGGCAGACCAGGTATTTCAACAGCTGTGTGATTTACTTCATTGTAGTTTTCCGGAGATAGCATGTTGTTTTGTCTCTTGGGATGTTCTTCACGCTTCATTGGTTGGTCTGAAAAGAAGGGTTTCCATTTTGCCGATCTCATGGTCGGTTCCTAGGACAGGATTTAAGTTGAATTCGGATGGCTGTGCTAGGGGGAACCCGAGTGTGAGTGGGGGTGGGGGAGTTGTGCGTGATTGGGAAGGAAGATTCATCGTCGGTTATTCCTGTTTTTTTGGGTCCTTGACCAGTTTACACGCGGAGCTCAAGGCCATGCTCTTTGGGGTGCGGCTATGTGTTGCTCGAGGCTTCCAAGAGTTGCATGTCGAGTCCGACTCATTTGTCTTGGTGCAGATATTGCAAGGGACACATGGTTGCCCTTGGAGGCTGCAACGGGTGGTGGATGAATTGCTCAGTGTCAAGCCGCATTTCCATGAGATAACCCATTGTTGTAAAGAGGCGAACAAGTCCGCTGATTATCTAGCTAACTTGGGTGCAAATACGGAGCAAGATGGTGTTTTTGATGACTTTCGTGCTTTGCCGGTTACTGTCCGTGGGGAGATTACCATGGATAGGTTAGGTTTCCCTAATTTTCGTAGAAAGCTGCTTTAG
- the LOC113734736 gene encoding 2-methylene-furan-3-one reductase-like: MATSTPVNIPSKMKAWVYGQYGKPEDVLKLESEVDVPDVNDNQVLIKVVAASLNPVDFKRMYGEFKATDSPPPTVAGYDVAGVVVRVGSKVKEFKVGDEVYGDVHEHALNPKGCGTLAEYTAAEEKVLALKPKNLSFAEAASLPLAVETAYEGLESARLSACESVLVLGGAGGVGTFTIQLSKHVFGASKVAATCSAGKLELLKTLGADLAIDYKSNKYEDLPEKFDVVYDTVGEADRGIKALKEGGRVVTIVGGQSVVPPAFVFVVTSTGSVLTTLKPLIEEKKLKPVMDPKSPFPFSHTIEAFSHLQCGRATGKVVIYPIP, encoded by the exons ATGGCAACCAGTACTCCAGTTAACATCCCCTCCAAAATGAAGGCCTGGGTCTATGGCCAATATGGGAAACCCGAAGATGTCCTTAAATTGGAATCCGAGGTTGATGTTCCTGACGTAAATGATAACCAGGTCTTGATCAAAGTAGTTGCTGCGTCCCTGAATCCAGTCGACTTCAAACGCATGTATGGTGAATTCAAGGCCACTGATTCTCCTCCGCCG ACTGTAGCGGGATATGATGTGGCGGGCGTGGTGGTTAGAGTTGGAAGCAAAGTGAAGGAATTCAAGGTCGGGGATGAAGTATACGGAGACGTTCACGAGCATGCTTTGAACCCAAAGGGATGTGGGACACTGGCGGAGTACACTGCAGCGGAGGAGAAGGTATTAGCTTTGAAGCCCAAGAATCTGAGTTTTGCCGAGGCAGCTAGTCTTCCTCTTGCCGTTGAAACAGCATACGAGGGCCTTGAAAGCGCTAGGCTTTCAGCTTGTGAATCAGTTCTTGTCCTGGGTGGTGCTGGTGGAGTTGGAACTTTCACCATTCAG CTGTCAAAGCATGTGTTTGGTGCATCCAAAGTAGCAGCAACTTGTAGCGCTGGGAAACTGGAGTTACTTAAAACCTTAGGGGCTGATTTGGCTATCGACTACAAAAGCAACAAGTATGAAGATTTGCCAGAGAAATTTGACGTGGTATATGATACCGTTG GTGAGGCTGATAGGGGTATCAAGGCTTTAAAAGAAGGCGGAAGAGTGGTGACAATCGTGGGGGGCCAGTCGGTGGTTCCCCCTGCTTTCGTGTTTGTGGTCACTTCAACTGGTTCTGTCTTAACCACACTCAAACCTCTCATAGAGGAGAAGAAGCTGAAGCCCGTGATGGACCCTAAAAGCCCTTTCCCATTCTCTCACACCATTGAAGCATTTTCCCATCTTCAATGTGGCAGAGCTACCGGCAAGGTGGTCATATATCCGATTCCATGA
- the LOC113735611 gene encoding deacetoxyvindoline 4-hydroxylase-like: MEKSCVKEIATQMASADGDRFKDLKAFDDTKADVKGLVDAGIARLPKIFIQPAEELINGLNNCHLEVQLPIIDLSEIRSEDNSKSVLAQIKQAREEWRFFQVTNHWIPQNVLDRMIEGIRKFHLLHQYCSRDRLRTCQNDEDCPS; encoded by the exons ATGGAGAAATCGTGTGTCAAAGAAATTGCAACTCAAATGGCTTCTGCAGATGGCGATCGTTTCAAAGATCTGAAGGCTTTCGACGATACAAAAGCTGATGTGAAAGGTCTTGTCGATGCAGGTATTGCTAGGCTTCCCAAAATCTTTATTCAGCCAGCTGAAGAGCTCATTAATGGGTTAAACAATTGTCATCTCGAGGTACAGCTTCCGATCATAGATCTCAGTGAAATAAGAAGTGAAGATAACAGCAAAAGCGTACTTGCTCAAATAAAGCAAGCACGGGAGGAATGGAGATTTTTTCAAGTAACCAACCACTGGATTCCACAGAATGTGTTGGATAGAATGATAGAAGGAATTCGCAAGTTTCATTTGTTGCATCAATACTGTTCTCGTGATCGGTTGAGAACA TGTCAAAATGATGAAGATTGCCCTTCATGA
- the LOC113734665 gene encoding probable aldo-keto reductase 2, with amino-acid sequence MAAAAAAEVKVPRIKLGSQGLEVSAQGLGCMGMSGSYGPPKPEPDMIKLIHHAISRGITHLDTSDLYGPHTNEILIGKALKEGIRAKVELATKFAVSFQDGKFDVRGDPAYVRASCEASLKRLDVDCIDLYCQARIDTRVPVEVTIGELKKLVEEGKIKYIGLSEASASTIRRAHAVHPITAVQLEWSLWTRDVEEEIIPTCRELGIGIVAYSPLGRGFFSSGPKLSENLAEGDFRKHMPRFQAENLEHNKYLYERANAIASRKGCTPSQLALAWVHHQGNDVCPIPGTTKIENLNQNIGALSVKLSAEDMAELESIASAGVKGDRYGPGISTWQTSETPPLSTWKRT; translated from the exons ATGGCAGCGGCTGCAGCAGCAGAAGTGAAAGTGCCAAGAATCAAGCTGGGCTCGCAAGGTCTTGAAGTTTCAGCTCAAGGACTGGGCTGCATGGGCATGTCAGGCTCCTACGGGCCGCCGAAGCCCGAGCCTGATATGATCAAACTCATCCACCATGCTATTAGCAGAGGTATCACCCATCTTGACACCTCCGATCTCTATGGACCTCACACCAACGAAATACTCATTGGCAAG GCGTTGAAGGAAGGAATAAGAGCGAAAGTGGAGCTAGCAACAAAATTTGCAGTCAGTTTTCAGGATGGGAAGTTTGATGTACGTGGTGATCCAGCCTATGTGAGGGCTTCTTGTGAAGCGAGTTTGAAGCGGCTTGATGTGGACTGCATTGATCTCTATTGTCAAGCTCGCATCGATACACGTGTGCCCGTTGAAGTCACG ATAGGAGAGCTGAAGAAACTGGTTGAAGAGGGTAAAATAAAGTATATAGGTCTGTCTGAGGCCTCAGCTTCAACAATTCGAAGGGCACATGCTGTTCATCCAATAACAGCTGTACAGTTGGAGTGGTCATTGTGGACCAGAGATGTCGAGGAAGAGATTATTCCCACTTGCAG AGAGCTTGGCATAGGGATTGTTGCATACAGTCCACTTGGACGAGGTTTCTTCTCATCAGGTCCAAAGCTGAGCGAGAATTTGGCTGAAGGTGACTTCCGAAAG CATATGCCAAGGTTTCAAGCAGAGAATTTGGAGCACAACAAGTACTTGTATGAGCGGGCCAATGCCATTGCTTCAAGGAAGGGTTGTACTCCATCACAGCTAGCATTGGCCTGGGTCCATCACCAAGGCAATGATGTTTGTCCCATACCTGGCACTACCAAGATTGAGAACCTCAATCAGAATATAGGAGCTTTGTCTGTAAAACTGTCGGCAGAAGATATGGCGGAACTTGAATCTATTGCTTCTGCAGGAGTCAAGGGTGATAGGTATGGGCCTGGCATTAGTACTTGGCAAACTTCTGAAACTCCACCTTTGTCAACCTGGAAGAGGACATGA